TTATGCCACCCGTTGACCGCGATCGCGGTTAGCTTAGCTTGAAGAAAATCGGACATTGGTGAAAGCTTGAAATTTGTTAGCGCGATCGATCGCTTCGGCTTCAGACTCGACTTAAGCAACGGTGAAACGTGACCCTAACGCGGTTGACGACTCAGCAGTTCAACGATCGCTGCATGGCCTTTACCTGGATGATGTCCTTCTGCTTGTCCTTGTCGAGCGTAGTCTAGGGCATCGTAAAACTCATCATCATGGGTGCGCTGAAATGGGTCTGCCCCAGCATTGAGCAATCGCTCTACAATATCCAGATACCCTTGATAGGCTGCCTCGGCGATTGGGGTGAACCCAGTTTTCCAGCCCAAATTCACATCGGCTCCGGCTTGGATCAGGTGATTGACAATAGCTAAATTTCCTTGACTAGCAGCAGCAACCAAAGCACTACCGTCACCATAATTCACGTTTGCTCCCGCCTGCAAAAGTCCTTCTAACCTCGTCAAGTCTCCTTCGCGAGCCGCCTTTACTAGAGCAACATCGTTGAGGCCCTCAGAAGAAGCGCCAGCATCACGCAGCAATTTCTGTATCGCCCAAGTTCCCAACATCATGGCAGTATTGCCCTCGTTGTCCCGCAGGTTGAGATCGGCACCCGCGTCAATCAATACCTTCACCGCATCAGCATTCTCCCCTGCAATTATCAGTGCGGTTTGTCCCTTGTCATTCCGGGCATTCACATCCGCCCCACGAGCAACAAGCAACTCGATAACCTCAGCCCGATTTGAGGCAAAGAAACTGCTGGCAATGTACATTAAAGCAGTCGTACCCTCTTCAAACTCTTCGTCGCTGCCAAGATTGGGATCGGCTCCAGCATCCAGCAGGGCTGCTATAACGTCTTTATGTCCGTACATTGCTGCCATCATCAGCGGACTTTTACCGCATTCAGTAATCGCATTGGGATCTGCACCTTCTGCCAGCAGTTGCTGAACTTGAGTTAATTTGCCAAATAGGGCAGCATCCCCCAGTTTTTCCGCCAATTTATTAGCTTGGCGGGCTTTGCGTTTAATTCCTTTGGCTATTTCTTTTTGCCCATGCTTGTCAGCATAGCGGCGAGGCTCCGCATCCACAAGCGGATAAAGGTAGTCATACACAGCTTGATGAGCATTCCGAGCTGCGCTCATAATCGCTGTCTCGCCTTGGCTCCAAGCACTGACATCAGCACCGTAAGCGACTAAGAGTTGCACCATTTCTAAGTGACCGTGTAATGCCGCCAGCATAATCGCTCGGTAGCCGTCTTCCATCCCCGCATTCGGGTTTGCGCCTCCTTCCAGCAGCATTTGCAAAATAGGCAAGTTATTCTTCGTAATGGCAATTGCTAATCCAGTTTCCCCAAGTGCGCCTCCTTCTGGAGAAGCCCCAGCGTCTAGCAATAGCCTGACCAAATCGGGTCGATTTTGCTGGATTGCCATGCCAATGGGACGTGCATCAATTGACATATCGAGTTGATTCAGGTTTGCTCCTGCGGCAATCAAGGTTTGGATTATCGCCGGATTGCCCCGATAAACGGCTGCTACAAGGGGAACTTCCTTCTGCCATCCATCAGGATTTAGCTCTGCACCCGTTTCTAGCAACCTTTCAACTTGAGCTAAATCATCCTGAAGAATGGCTCGAATTAATGGCGATACCTTTCCTTCATCGTATTCAACGGAATAGGCATCATATTCTTCATCTATATCATCGCTACTATCTTCAATCTCCTCACCCTCACTGCCCATCATTCGATCGACGCTTGCTCGTGCAAATCCACTCGCGAACTGCAACCAGCCATGCCCCACGTTAGACTGTTGACGGATGGTGTATTCATCGACCATTTGGGCGATCGCCAGTAGGTTAGCAAAAACAGCTTGTGCTGCTCCGCACCGCTGCTCAAAGTCTCGAACAAAAGTCAAATGCTGTTCCAAAAGCTCTACAGCATTCAATCCCGACAAGGAAATGCGAAAGAGTTTCTGTTCGTCATAGGCATTATTGATGACTTGTACTGTGGTGGTTGTCAGAAAGCTACCGTCCGCGAACTTAGAAACACAATCAATCCCACTTAAACTGGATTCTTGCGCCATCACTGAGACGGCTATACGTTGGTTAGGTGTGGCATACGCATAAACTTCTACCTGAGAGAATTGAGAACAGGTTAATTTCCCTAGATAGGTTAAACCTTGGTTTACAAGCAGTTGTCCAACCTGATGAATGCTAGGATGCACGTCTGCGGATAACTCTTCATATTCCGTGCCGAAGTAGTTTCCGGCTTGACCGCTATAGATGAGGGGAATTGGTTGGGCAGCGCTCATAGGAAACTTTGAACAAACTGTTCTTCCTAGAATACCCGAATTTTGGATTAACAAATCGGATAAGGTACTTAGAAAGCTAGTGCAGCTTTAGTTTCTCTGCTACTAGATGTCTCTGTACGAGCGATGAGGCGAATTAACTATCAACGAATGCCTCCCCAGCACACTTTCTCTAGTAATCTGTAGTTCACAGATTCC
This genomic interval from Leptolyngbyaceae cyanobacterium contains the following:
- a CDS encoding ankyrin repeat domain-containing protein, with amino-acid sequence MSAAQPIPLIYSGQAGNYFGTEYEELSADVHPSIHQVGQLLVNQGLTYLGKLTCSQFSQVEVYAYATPNQRIAVSVMAQESSLSGIDCVSKFADGSFLTTTTVQVINNAYDEQKLFRISLSGLNAVELLEQHLTFVRDFEQRCGAAQAVFANLLAIAQMVDEYTIRQQSNVGHGWLQFASGFARASVDRMMGSEGEEIEDSSDDIDEEYDAYSVEYDEGKVSPLIRAILQDDLAQVERLLETGAELNPDGWQKEVPLVAAVYRGNPAIIQTLIAAGANLNQLDMSIDARPIGMAIQQNRPDLVRLLLDAGASPEGGALGETGLAIAITKNNLPILQMLLEGGANPNAGMEDGYRAIMLAALHGHLEMVQLLVAYGADVSAWSQGETAIMSAARNAHQAVYDYLYPLVDAEPRRYADKHGQKEIAKGIKRKARQANKLAEKLGDAALFGKLTQVQQLLAEGADPNAITECGKSPLMMAAMYGHKDVIAALLDAGADPNLGSDEEFEEGTTALMYIASSFFASNRAEVIELLVARGADVNARNDKGQTALIIAGENADAVKVLIDAGADLNLRDNEGNTAMMLGTWAIQKLLRDAGASSEGLNDVALVKAAREGDLTRLEGLLQAGANVNYGDGSALVAAASQGNLAIVNHLIQAGADVNLGWKTGFTPIAEAAYQGYLDIVERLLNAGADPFQRTHDDEFYDALDYARQGQAEGHHPGKGHAAIVELLSRQPR